The following proteins come from a genomic window of Candidatus Zixiibacteriota bacterium:
- the rfbD gene encoding dTDP-4-dehydrorhamnose reductase, with the protein MKAGAKILITGAGGQLGSALVRELQATYAITAANHASLDICDRHSVERKIEALRPAAVLHCAAWTDVDACEKDPERAVAVNTNGARNVATVCARTESWMVYFSTDYVFDGLGARPYREDDVATPVNVYGRSELTGEEAVAAAGCPWTVIRTAWLYGRPGRNFVRSIVEAARSRINKRTSEPLRVVSDQIGNPTWVDDLAHQVRVILAHDLLGRYHAAAHDHCSRYDLARAVIQELALPVAVEPCRSAESGRRAPRPAFSALDNAALREAGHDVMRPYAESINSFLKQERDTL; encoded by the coding sequence ATGAAGGCCGGAGCTAAAATCCTGATCACCGGCGCGGGCGGTCAACTTGGTTCGGCGCTCGTTCGCGAATTGCAGGCGACGTACGCCATCACGGCCGCGAACCACGCGTCGCTGGACATTTGCGACCGGCATTCGGTCGAACGCAAGATCGAGGCATTGCGGCCGGCCGCTGTCCTGCATTGTGCGGCCTGGACCGATGTCGATGCCTGCGAGAAGGACCCGGAACGGGCGGTCGCCGTCAATACCAACGGGGCGCGGAATGTTGCCACCGTGTGCGCACGAACGGAATCGTGGATGGTTTACTTCTCAACCGACTACGTGTTTGACGGGCTCGGCGCTCGGCCGTATCGAGAAGATGATGTCGCCACGCCGGTCAATGTCTACGGTCGAAGCGAGCTGACCGGGGAAGAGGCGGTTGCGGCCGCCGGGTGCCCGTGGACGGTGATTCGCACGGCGTGGCTGTACGGGCGGCCGGGACGCAACTTCGTCCGATCTATCGTCGAGGCAGCCCGTTCGCGGATAAACAAACGGACTAGCGAGCCACTTCGGGTGGTCAGTGACCAGATCGGCAACCCGACATGGGTTGACGATCTGGCTCATCAGGTGCGGGTCATTCTTGCACACGACCTGTTGGGGCGATATCATGCGGCGGCACACGATCATTGTTCGCGATACGATCTGGCGCGTGCGGTGATTCAGGAGCTGGCTTTGCCCGTGGCGGTGGAGCCGTGCCGGAGCGCCGAAAGCGGACGACGCGCGCCACGCCCGGCCTTTTCGGCCCTCGACAATGCTGCGCTAAGAGAGGCGGGGCATGACGTAATGCGTCCGTACGCGGAGAGTATAAACAGCTTCCTGAAGCAGGAAAGAGACACGTTGTGA
- a CDS encoding M42 family metallopeptidase — protein MDATELLLKELTEANGVSGYESEVRAIMAREMKKTATKIEYDRLGSILGIKKGTADTPRVLVAGHMDEIGFMVKEITSEGYIKFLPLGGWWGHVALGQRMRIITSKGPVLGVIGSTPPHLLPIEERKKVLEIKDMFIDVGVQEKFDVKKKLGIKLGDPIIPDSGFTIMGNSKMYLAKAFDNRMACAVVLDVLKHFKSGKHPNTILGAGTVQEEVGCRGAQTIAHVGDPDVAIIVDTGIGQDIPPDGFKKAEKMGAGPALLLYDAGMIPNLKLRDLAIDIAEKSKIPYHLTYMERGATDGARVHMSRTGVPSIVIGPPVRYIHSHNSMMYRPDYDHTVKLACELIKKLDAKTVRGLTED, from the coding sequence GTGGATGCTACCGAATTGTTGCTGAAAGAACTCACCGAAGCCAACGGCGTCTCGGGATACGAGTCGGAAGTCCGGGCGATCATGGCCCGGGAGATGAAAAAGACCGCGACCAAAATCGAGTATGATCGACTTGGGTCTATACTTGGAATCAAGAAGGGTACCGCCGATACTCCCCGCGTACTGGTGGCCGGCCATATGGACGAAATCGGGTTCATGGTCAAGGAAATCACCAGTGAGGGGTATATCAAGTTTCTTCCTCTCGGGGGCTGGTGGGGGCACGTAGCCCTCGGCCAGCGCATGAGAATCATCACCTCCAAAGGTCCGGTCCTGGGTGTGATCGGGTCAACGCCGCCGCATCTGCTGCCGATTGAAGAGCGCAAGAAAGTGCTCGAGATCAAGGATATGTTCATCGATGTGGGCGTGCAGGAGAAGTTCGACGTCAAAAAGAAGCTCGGGATAAAGCTGGGCGACCCGATTATTCCGGACAGCGGCTTCACTATTATGGGAAATTCGAAAATGTACCTGGCGAAGGCATTCGACAACCGCATGGCCTGCGCCGTGGTTCTCGACGTGCTCAAGCACTTCAAGAGCGGCAAACACCCGAACACGATTCTCGGCGCCGGCACGGTGCAGGAGGAGGTCGGCTGTCGCGGCGCGCAGACCATTGCGCATGTCGGTGATCCCGATGTCGCGATCATTGTCGATACCGGCATCGGCCAGGACATTCCGCCCGACGGTTTCAAGAAGGCGGAAAAGATGGGCGCGGGACCGGCGCTGCTGCTGTACGACGCCGGGATGATCCCGAATCTCAAGCTTCGCGACCTGGCGATCGATATAGCGGAAAAGAGCAAGATTCCGTACCACCTGACCTACATGGAACGGGGAGCGACCGACGGCGCCCGGGTGCATATGAGCCGTACCGGCGTGCCCTCGATCGTGATCGGACCGCCGGTACGCTATATCCACAGTCATAACTCGATGATGTACCGGCCCGATTATGATCATACGGTGAAGCTCGCCTGCGAGCTGATCAAGAAGCTGGATGCGAAAACGGTCAGGGGGCTCACGGAGGATTAA
- a CDS encoding oligosaccharide flippase family protein: protein MLKSSAVYFGSSIVNKAIPFLLLPVLTRYLSPAEYGTVAIFQVLLTFLNPVVDLNISQNILRKYFHLSREDLAAYIANILLVLFGSFTVATILLAAVVLFTGNVFGLPAGWITVLPLISLVNMVNKCNLVLLIQERRPLAYGTYEIGSTILNVTVSLTLIIAYGMGWEGRATGILTASVIIGLISLVHMRRRRLLLPSVSSVSIREILKVSLPLVPHMLGIVVVGFTDRLFIDRMLGKEAVGIYAVGYQFGMITMLFGDAFMKSWSPWFFRAIKDPLRIDRGRIVRYTYGFVAAMIAAALAITAASHLAFDIMVDAEFSSGLSVVLWIALGFAVRGIYQCMLLYLIHEGRTSFLAINTAVAAVANIGLTYLLISINGAVGAAQASLIAYGIMSIGTWWYANRIYSMPWFSPRPALDEG from the coding sequence ATGCTGAAATCGTCCGCAGTGTATTTTGGCAGCAGTATCGTCAACAAGGCGATTCCGTTTTTGCTGCTGCCCGTTCTGACGCGCTACCTCTCGCCGGCCGAATACGGCACGGTCGCCATCTTCCAGGTTCTGCTGACCTTTCTAAACCCCGTGGTTGACCTGAATATCAGCCAGAACATTCTCCGCAAGTACTTTCATCTCTCGAGGGAAGATCTGGCGGCCTACATCGCCAACATCCTGCTGGTGCTGTTCGGCTCCTTTACGGTGGCGACCATACTGCTCGCGGCGGTGGTGCTTTTCACCGGTAACGTGTTCGGACTTCCGGCCGGATGGATAACGGTGTTGCCGCTGATCTCGCTGGTAAACATGGTCAATAAATGTAACCTCGTCCTGCTTATCCAGGAACGGCGTCCCCTCGCCTACGGCACGTACGAGATCGGCAGCACCATTCTCAATGTCACCGTTTCACTGACGCTTATCATTGCATACGGCATGGGATGGGAAGGCCGGGCCACGGGCATCCTGACGGCCTCTGTCATCATCGGTCTCATCAGTTTGGTCCATATGCGCCGCCGACGGCTGCTTTTGCCGTCGGTCTCTTCCGTTTCCATTCGCGAGATACTGAAAGTCTCACTTCCCCTGGTTCCTCACATGCTAGGTATCGTGGTGGTCGGCTTCACCGACCGCCTGTTTATCGACCGCATGCTCGGCAAGGAAGCGGTCGGCATTTATGCGGTCGGATACCAGTTCGGAATGATTACGATGCTGTTCGGCGACGCGTTCATGAAATCCTGGTCGCCGTGGTTCTTCAGGGCAATCAAAGACCCCTTGCGGATCGATCGGGGTCGAATCGTACGGTACACGTATGGGTTCGTAGCCGCGATGATAGCGGCGGCGCTGGCGATCACCGCGGCGTCGCACCTTGCGTTCGACATCATGGTCGATGCGGAATTCTCCTCGGGGCTGTCGGTTGTGCTGTGGATTGCGCTCGGATTCGCCGTGCGCGGCATTTACCAATGCATGCTGCTGTATCTGATCCACGAAGGCCGCACGTCCTTTCTGGCCATCAATACCGCGGTGGCGGCGGTAGCCAACATCGGGCTGACGTATCTTCTCATATCAATTAATGGCGCGGTCGGTGCTGCGCAGGCGTCGCTCATCGCCTACGGCATCATGTCTATCGGCACCTGGTGGTACGCCAATCGGATCTACAGCATGCCGTGGTTCTCCCCTCGGCCGGCATTGGATGAAGGCTGA
- the rfbB gene encoding dTDP-glucose 4,6-dehydratase: protein MSKPRFSSTIAVTGGAGFIGSNLLTYLVDHHHDRQFVNLDTLTYAGNLANLKSIEDRPNYRFVKLDIADSGAVEAAFDRFQFDGIIHLAAETHVDRSILGPHPFIRTNVAGTLTLLEAVRQSGRRIRFHHVSTDEVFGSLGPTGLFREDSPYRPSSPYAASKASADHLVRAYHQTFGLDCVITNCSNNFGPYQFPEKLVPLTIRNAVAGETIPVYGDGLQVRDWLYVADHCRALDLVFREGVTGSTYLIGADNEVTNREIIQRVCRELDRRLGGGPREKLMRTVADRPGHDRRYAMDSAKIRQELGWAPSVSFDDAIAATVDWYLTHADWLDACVTGEYRKYYELNYSNRQQAL, encoded by the coding sequence ATGAGCAAGCCGCGTTTCTCCAGTACTATTGCCGTCACGGGCGGGGCCGGTTTTATCGGGTCCAACCTGCTCACTTATCTGGTGGACCATCATCATGACCGGCAGTTTGTCAATCTCGACACGCTGACGTATGCCGGGAATCTGGCCAACCTGAAGTCGATCGAAGACCGCCCCAACTACCGCTTCGTGAAGCTCGACATTGCCGATTCTGGAGCGGTCGAGGCTGCGTTTGATCGATTTCAGTTCGATGGCATAATCCACCTTGCGGCGGAAACGCACGTCGATCGTTCCATTCTCGGGCCGCATCCCTTCATTCGGACAAACGTCGCGGGAACGCTCACGTTGCTCGAGGCGGTTCGACAGTCCGGTCGACGGATCAGATTTCACCACGTCTCGACCGACGAGGTGTTCGGATCGCTCGGCCCGACCGGGCTATTCCGCGAAGACAGCCCGTACCGTCCCAGCTCGCCCTATGCCGCGTCCAAGGCGTCGGCGGATCATCTCGTGCGGGCGTACCATCAAACCTTCGGTCTCGACTGTGTCATTACGAACTGCTCGAACAACTTTGGTCCGTATCAATTTCCGGAGAAGCTTGTTCCGCTCACGATTCGGAACGCCGTGGCCGGGGAGACCATTCCCGTATACGGCGACGGATTACAGGTGCGGGACTGGCTGTACGTCGCCGACCACTGCCGTGCACTTGATTTGGTCTTTCGCGAAGGGGTCACCGGCAGCACCTATCTTATCGGCGCCGATAACGAAGTGACCAACCGTGAGATCATTCAACGGGTGTGTCGGGAACTCGATCGCCGGCTTGGCGGAGGACCCCGGGAGAAACTGATGCGCACCGTGGCCGACCGCCCGGGGCACGATCGGCGGTACGCGATGGATAGCGCGAAGATCAGACAGGAGCTCGGATGGGCTCCCTCGGTCTCATTCGACGATGCGATTGCGGCGACCGTGGACTGGTATCTCACACATGCGGACTGGCTCGACGCCTGTGTGACCGGAGAATACCGGAAGTACTACGAACTCAATTACTCCAACAGACAGCAGGCACTATGA
- a CDS encoding dTDP-4-dehydrorhamnose 3,5-epimerase, with amino-acid sequence MIRPLGKYTDQRGWLIEMFRRDELPSGLDPAMGYVSSTRPGVARGPHEHREQSDIFFFPGNSSFRLYLWDNRIPNGAHETIDLPLGQYFCVVVPPGVVHAYKNIGSVDGIVMNFPDRLYAGRGRTEPVDEIRHEDDPDSPFTIDDEGV; translated from the coding sequence ATGATTCGACCGCTGGGCAAGTACACGGATCAGCGCGGCTGGTTGATCGAAATGTTTCGCCGTGACGAGCTTCCATCGGGTCTCGATCCCGCTATGGGTTACGTGTCATCGACCAGGCCCGGCGTCGCGCGAGGGCCCCACGAGCATCGCGAGCAGTCCGATATATTCTTCTTTCCGGGAAACTCGTCTTTCAGGTTGTATCTGTGGGACAACCGCATTCCGAATGGCGCTCACGAAACTATCGACCTGCCGTTGGGGCAGTACTTCTGCGTGGTCGTTCCGCCCGGCGTCGTCCACGCCTACAAAAACATCGGCAGTGTCGACGGAATCGTGATGAATTTCCCCGACCGGCTCTACGCCGGCAGGGGGCGAACCGAACCCGTGGATGAGATCCGGCATGAAGATGACCCGGACTCACCGTTCACAATTGATGACGAGGGTGTGTAA
- the gmhA gene encoding D-sedoheptulose 7-phosphate isomerase codes for MQDLIRAHIKRHVAVVEHVMNDMVDDIAAAAELMISTLEAGHTILLCGNGGSAADAQHIAAELSGRYLRDRRALPAIALTTDTSALTAIGNDFGFESVFARQVEALARVDDLLIGISTSGNSANVIGAFEAARAAGCRTIALSGRDGGQMRVFAELNLIVPSNDTPHIQEMHITIAHVLCDLIDRHFAR; via the coding sequence ATGCAGGACCTGATCAGAGCACATATCAAGCGACACGTTGCCGTGGTCGAACACGTGATGAATGACATGGTAGACGACATCGCGGCGGCTGCTGAGCTCATGATAAGTACCCTGGAGGCCGGTCACACGATTCTCCTGTGCGGCAACGGCGGCTCGGCCGCTGATGCGCAGCACATTGCCGCCGAGTTGTCCGGACGGTACCTCCGCGACCGTCGGGCGCTGCCCGCGATCGCCCTGACGACCGACACGTCGGCGTTGACTGCTATCGGCAACGACTTTGGTTTTGAGAGCGTCTTTGCCCGGCAGGTGGAGGCGTTGGCGCGGGTGGACGATCTACTGATCGGGATTTCGACATCGGGCAACTCTGCGAACGTGATTGGAGCGTTTGAAGCGGCGCGCGCGGCAGGATGTCGGACGATCGCGTTGTCCGGCCGCGACGGCGGGCAGATGCGGGTGTTCGCGGAACTGAACCTGATTGTGCCGTCAAACGACACTCCGCACATCCAGGAAATGCATATCACGATAGCACACGTGTTGTGTGACCTGATCGATCGTCACTTTGCCCGATGA
- a CDS encoding HAD-IA family hydrolase — translation MIRAVLYDLGDIFFEAHHWRQWMYHRLTELGHVTGSFANFYWSYERALQPVYEGSDTYDSAFRSFVYSTGMKDPETFIEESYQEKRRFEAIRELYPGVRETLHRLKRDGIANVVVSDNELTGERVRAEILSRFDLNPLIESVVTSHDTGCRKPDPAIYRIALETVGCHVTEAVFVGHDADEIEGANRLGICTIEFNNYLGTRTGADWRVNSFPQIREIVQSGATLESIHG, via the coding sequence ATGATCCGCGCCGTCTTATACGACCTCGGCGACATCTTCTTCGAGGCCCACCACTGGAGACAGTGGATGTATCATCGTCTCACCGAACTGGGACACGTTACCGGCAGCTTTGCAAACTTCTACTGGAGCTATGAACGCGCACTCCAGCCGGTCTACGAGGGGTCCGATACATACGATTCTGCCTTCCGCAGCTTTGTTTATTCGACCGGCATGAAGGACCCGGAGACATTTATCGAGGAGTCCTATCAGGAAAAGCGGCGCTTTGAAGCGATACGCGAGTTGTACCCGGGCGTACGCGAGACGTTACATCGCCTCAAGCGGGACGGGATTGCGAACGTGGTGGTCTCGGACAACGAGTTGACGGGCGAGCGGGTGCGCGCGGAAATTCTTTCCCGGTTCGACCTGAACCCCCTGATTGAGAGCGTCGTCACGTCGCATGATACCGGCTGCCGCAAACCGGATCCTGCGATCTATCGCATCGCGCTCGAAACCGTCGGCTGCCACGTGACCGAGGCTGTCTTTGTCGGTCACGACGCCGACGAAATAGAGGGCGCCAACCGACTGGGCATTTGCACGATCGAGTTTAACAACTATCTTGGAACTCGAACGGGAGCAGACTGGCGTGTGAACTCGTTTCCGCAAATTCGGGAAATCGTGCAATCCGGCGCGACGCTCGAATCGATTCACGGATAA
- a CDS encoding HAD family hydrolase, with protein MTPLHVRALIFDLGCTLIEYEAYSWDELARKAVAAGHEYLQRENLAVPAYDEFYAHYAEIRDRFRTQVARDLVEWTVTKAVRILLERLELPFDDDLVEGFFDAYYAPVAGELFVYDDTRTVLQELRPRYPVIGLISNTIFPDRTHEAELERFGLAEFFDFRVYSSSFGLRKPHADIFYHAANQAGFAPSECVYIGDRYEEDVIGPSRIGMHAILKHKSGREYPERRPEAWAEIQALSELPGLLSK; from the coding sequence ATGACACCATTGCATGTACGCGCGCTGATTTTCGATCTCGGCTGTACGCTGATCGAATATGAGGCCTATTCCTGGGATGAGCTGGCCAGGAAGGCTGTCGCCGCTGGGCACGAGTATCTCCAGCGGGAGAACCTTGCCGTGCCTGCGTACGATGAGTTTTACGCGCACTATGCGGAAATCCGGGACCGTTTCCGCACGCAGGTGGCCCGTGACCTGGTGGAGTGGACGGTTACCAAAGCTGTCCGAATACTTCTGGAGCGTCTTGAGCTGCCGTTTGACGACGACCTCGTGGAGGGTTTCTTCGACGCCTACTACGCACCGGTGGCCGGGGAGTTGTTCGTGTATGACGATACCCGCACCGTGTTGCAGGAACTCCGCCCCCGGTATCCGGTGATCGGGCTGATCTCCAATACGATCTTTCCCGATCGGACGCACGAGGCCGAACTGGAGCGTTTCGGGCTGGCGGAGTTTTTTGACTTCAGGGTCTATTCGTCGAGTTTCGGACTGCGTAAGCCGCATGCGGACATTTTCTATCACGCCGCCAACCAGGCCGGATTCGCTCCTTCGGAATGCGTCTATATCGGTGATCGCTACGAAGAAGATGTCATCGGACCGAGCCGAATCGGGATGCACGCAATCCTCAAACACAAGTCGGGGCGGGAGTACCCGGAGCGGCGGCCCGAGGCCTGGGCCGAGATTCAGGCGTTGTCGGAGCTTCCGGGGCTGCTTTCGAAATAA
- a CDS encoding N-acetylneuraminate synthase family protein has translation MTPQTYIIGEIGQNHNGSIDLAKKLIDMIAMPIYDGFTHCMLPGINAVKFTKRDLSEELSRDEAARPYDSPHSFGATYGEHRAKLEFDYEQYPELERYARDKGLDFVVTLCSPRTLRLLDHVRIDRIKVASRDLTNIPLLERIAETLIPVILSTGMSGPDEIDEAIGIISRHHSNIALLHCISEYPAQYRNIDLRTIETLRQRYGDRCEIGYSDHSIGIMVPVLAVGLGATIIEKHVTLSRAMKGSDHAGSLEMDGVWRMVRDIRNAELALGSGEIRVHEAVRGTMTKLRRSLAIKRGLEIGDVLSSDDLTMLSPGTGLGWHQRSALIGRRARCRIPEQSLLTVDMFE, from the coding sequence GTGACCCCACAGACTTATATAATCGGTGAAATCGGCCAGAATCACAACGGGAGTATCGATCTGGCCAAGAAGCTGATCGATATGATCGCCATGCCGATTTACGACGGATTCACGCATTGCATGCTCCCCGGCATTAATGCCGTCAAGTTCACCAAGCGGGACTTGAGCGAAGAGTTGAGCCGGGACGAGGCCGCCCGCCCCTACGACAGCCCACATTCGTTCGGAGCGACATACGGCGAACACCGCGCGAAACTTGAATTCGACTACGAGCAGTACCCCGAACTGGAACGGTACGCCCGGGACAAGGGACTGGACTTCGTCGTCACCCTCTGCTCACCCCGCACCCTGCGACTTCTCGACCATGTACGAATAGACCGGATAAAGGTCGCCTCGCGCGATCTGACCAATATCCCGCTGCTCGAACGTATCGCCGAGACCCTGATACCGGTGATTCTGTCGACCGGCATGTCCGGTCCGGATGAGATCGACGAAGCGATCGGGATTATCAGCCGTCACCATTCAAACATCGCTCTGCTCCACTGCATATCGGAATACCCGGCGCAGTACCGGAATATCGACCTGCGGACGATCGAGACCCTCAGGCAACGGTACGGCGACCGCTGCGAAATCGGCTATTCGGATCACTCGATCGGGATAATGGTCCCGGTCCTCGCCGTGGGACTTGGCGCGACAATTATAGAAAAGCACGTCACCCTCAGCCGGGCAATGAAAGGCTCCGACCACGCGGGATCACTCGAGATGGACGGTGTGTGGCGCATGGTGCGCGATATCCGCAACGCCGAACTGGCGCTGGGCAGCGGTGAAATCCGGGTCCATGAAGCGGTTCGCGGCACCATGACCAAGCTCCGCCGGTCGCTGGCGATCAAGCGAGGGCTCGAGATTGGAGATGTGCTCAGTTCGGACGATTTGACCATGCTCTCCCCCGGCACCGGTCTCGGCTGGCATCAGCGTTCCGCCCTGATCGGCCGACGGGCCCGCTGTCGTATTCCCGAGCAGTCGCTGTTGACCGTCGACATGTTCGAGTAG
- the cysS gene encoding cysteine--tRNA ligase: MSLQFKNTLTGKKEDFTPISQGKVRLYTCGPTVYNFAHIGNFRTFMFEDLLRRYLKYKGFQVTQVMNITDIDDKIIRDSQAQGKKLREFTDPYTEAFFQDLDTLGIERAEIYPRATDHISEMVAIIKTLVARGMAYEVDGNYYFKISSFPDYGKLAKIDTATLKPGARVATDEYEKESVSDFALWKAWDEKDGDIYWETEIGKGRPGWHLECSAMSMKYLGDRFDIHTGGVDNIFPHHENEIAQSEGCTGHPFVNYWLHAEHLIVEGRKMSKSLGNYFTLRDLLDKGYSGTAVRYVLVATHYRQQLNFTFQGLDAAAAALQRYNDFIRNLESHPGGQSDGSAPEVLRTARERFESELDDDLNISGALGVVFDFIRDMNRLRADGTLSTEDVRAALELIRSFDTVLGFELKTESLDEEIERLIAQRTEARRTRDFATADRIRDDLVSRGIVLEDTPQGVKWKRKV, from the coding sequence ATGTCGCTGCAGTTCAAGAACACCCTGACGGGGAAAAAGGAAGATTTCACGCCGATCTCGCAAGGGAAGGTGCGCCTGTATACCTGCGGACCGACCGTGTACAATTTCGCCCATATCGGCAACTTCCGAACGTTCATGTTCGAGGACCTGCTGCGGCGGTACCTGAAGTACAAGGGATTTCAGGTCACGCAGGTGATGAACATTACGGATATCGATGACAAGATCATTCGAGACTCCCAGGCTCAGGGCAAGAAACTGCGAGAGTTCACCGATCCGTACACCGAGGCGTTCTTCCAGGACCTCGACACGCTGGGCATCGAGCGGGCCGAGATCTATCCGCGCGCCACGGACCATATCAGCGAAATGGTGGCCATTATCAAGACGCTGGTGGCACGCGGGATGGCTTATGAGGTGGACGGGAACTACTATTTCAAGATCTCCAGCTTCCCGGACTACGGTAAACTTGCCAAGATAGATACGGCCACGCTCAAGCCGGGCGCCCGGGTTGCAACGGACGAGTATGAGAAGGAGTCGGTCTCGGATTTCGCGCTGTGGAAGGCGTGGGACGAGAAGGACGGCGACATATACTGGGAGACGGAGATCGGCAAGGGCCGACCCGGGTGGCACCTGGAGTGCTCGGCCATGTCCATGAAGTATTTGGGCGACCGGTTTGACATTCATACCGGTGGCGTCGATAACATTTTCCCGCACCACGAGAATGAGATCGCCCAGTCGGAAGGGTGCACGGGACATCCTTTTGTCAATTACTGGCTGCATGCGGAGCATTTGATTGTCGAGGGGCGGAAGATGTCCAAGTCGCTCGGCAACTACTTCACCCTGCGCGATCTGCTGGACAAGGGCTACTCCGGCACGGCGGTGCGGTATGTCCTGGTGGCGACCCACTACCGCCAGCAACTGAATTTCACGTTTCAGGGGCTCGATGCGGCGGCGGCGGCGCTGCAGCGATACAACGATTTCATCCGGAATCTCGAGAGTCACCCCGGCGGGCAATCGGACGGGTCGGCGCCGGAAGTGTTGCGCACCGCCCGGGAGCGCTTTGAATCGGAACTGGATGACGATCTGAATATTTCCGGTGCCCTCGGCGTGGTGTTCGATTTCATCCGGGACATGAACCGACTCCGCGCGGACGGCACGCTGTCCACCGAGGATGTACGGGCGGCTCTGGAGCTTATTCGCTCGTTTGATACCGTTCTGGGTTTCGAGTTGAAGACGGAGAGTCTCGATGAAGAGATCGAGCGGTTGATTGCCCAGCGTACCGAGGCCCGCCGCACGAGAGATTTTGCGACCGCCGACAGGATTCGCGACGATCTCGTCAGCCGCGGAATCGTGCTCGAAGATACCCCGCAGGGCGTCAAGTGGAAGCGGAAAGTCTGA
- the rfbA gene encoding glucose-1-phosphate thymidylyltransferase RfbA: MTRAVTRGIILAGGSGTRLYPATSVACKQLLPVYDKPLIYYPMATLMQFGIREMMIISTPEDTPRFEHLFGDGSHLGLSLRYAVQERPQGIAQAFLVAEDFCQDAPVALVLGDNIFYGIEHLSSTVASFDGGALIFAYKVHDPSRYGVVTFDNDGLPVSIVEKPTESKSPYAVTGLYIYDADVVSLARSLKPSRRGELEISELNGLYLQAGRLRVERLGRGIAWLDTGTFESLLEAGNFIATIERRQGQKIACLEEIAFRCGFIDRRRMQSLIERLAPTSYRAYLEGVVRDADEGRS, from the coding sequence ATGACTCGGGCGGTCACACGAGGCATCATTCTGGCGGGAGGCAGCGGTACCCGGCTCTATCCGGCTACCAGCGTCGCGTGCAAGCAGCTTCTGCCCGTCTATGACAAGCCGCTTATTTATTACCCGATGGCGACTCTGATGCAGTTTGGTATCCGGGAGATGATGATCATATCGACGCCCGAAGATACCCCGCGCTTCGAGCATTTGTTCGGGGACGGCTCCCATCTCGGACTGTCGCTTCGTTACGCCGTCCAGGAGCGACCGCAGGGAATCGCTCAGGCCTTCCTGGTGGCCGAGGATTTCTGCCAGGACGCCCCCGTGGCCCTGGTTCTCGGCGATAACATCTTCTATGGCATCGAACATCTCTCTTCGACCGTTGCTTCGTTCGACGGTGGCGCGCTCATCTTTGCGTACAAGGTTCACGATCCGTCGCGTTACGGCGTCGTGACATTCGACAACGACGGTTTGCCCGTTTCCATCGTGGAGAAGCCGACAGAGTCGAAGTCTCCGTACGCGGTGACCGGCTTATATATCTATGACGCCGATGTCGTTTCGCTGGCGCGGTCGTTGAAACCGTCGCGGCGGGGAGAACTCGAGATCAGCGAATTGAACGGACTCTACCTGCAGGCGGGGCGGCTCCGGGTGGAGCGGTTGGGGCGCGGTATCGCCTGGCTTGACACGGGAACGTTCGAAAGCCTTCTCGAGGCGGGGAATTTTATCGCGACCATCGAACGCCGGCAGGGACAAAAGATCGCGTGTCTCGAGGAGATCGCGTTTCGCTGCGGTTTCATCGACCGCCGCCGCATGCAGTCGCTGATCGAACGCCTTGCCCCGACCAGCTATCGGGCCTATCTCGAAGGAGTCGTGCGGGACGCCGATGAAGGCCGGAGCTAA